The following coding sequences lie in one Alicyclobacillus curvatus genomic window:
- a CDS encoding glycosyltransferase family 2 protein, producing the protein MVPTISLCMICKNEEATLGRCLDTVRGLVDEIVVVDTGSTDETKQVAARYGCKVYDFEWMDDFAAARNYAFSKATCDFILWLDADDVLLPEDQQRFAQLKETFDLTVDVVTMPYHYPADEHGYAGLKWIRERLLRRTNGYRWVGAIHEYLEAYGKIATSDVVITHRPEHTSSDRNLRIYEQRWDSRMEFAPRDLYYFANELLDHSQWTRAREFYLRFLDTHEAWVEDVIAAYGKISDCYFNEGQVDEAIVWALKSFQYDTPRAEQCCRLGYYFLTQDRIREAAYWYTVAVEAKLPEGHTAITLSQCSTWLPHLQLCVCYDRLGDYESAYKHNEIALAFCPTDERMLANKQYLAARRVEKFQVT; encoded by the coding sequence ATGGTTCCGACGATATCACTTTGCATGATTTGCAAAAACGAAGAAGCGACGCTGGGACGGTGCCTAGACACCGTCCGCGGACTTGTCGACGAGATTGTTGTGGTCGATACCGGATCGACCGATGAAACGAAGCAGGTCGCTGCTCGTTACGGCTGTAAGGTGTACGATTTTGAGTGGATGGACGATTTCGCAGCTGCCCGCAACTACGCCTTTTCCAAGGCAACGTGCGATTTCATTTTATGGCTCGATGCGGATGATGTCTTGTTGCCCGAAGACCAACAGAGGTTTGCGCAACTCAAGGAAACGTTCGATTTGACGGTGGACGTTGTCACGATGCCCTATCACTATCCTGCTGATGAGCACGGATATGCAGGACTGAAGTGGATACGGGAGCGATTGCTGCGGCGTACAAACGGATATCGATGGGTGGGAGCGATTCACGAATACCTCGAGGCGTACGGCAAAATTGCAACGAGCGACGTCGTGATAACCCACAGGCCCGAGCACACGAGTTCTGACCGCAACCTACGTATTTATGAGCAGCGCTGGGATTCAAGAATGGAATTTGCACCGCGCGATTTGTATTATTTCGCGAACGAGTTGCTAGACCATTCACAGTGGACAAGAGCACGTGAATTTTACCTTCGTTTCCTCGATACACACGAGGCCTGGGTGGAAGACGTGATTGCAGCCTACGGTAAGATCTCAGACTGCTATTTCAACGAAGGTCAGGTAGACGAGGCGATTGTCTGGGCCCTGAAATCATTTCAGTATGATACACCGCGGGCTGAGCAATGCTGCCGGTTGGGCTATTATTTTCTAACGCAAGACAGGATCCGTGAAGCGGCATATTGGTACACGGTGGCTGTGGAGGCGAAGCTGCCAGAGGGTCACACGGCGATAACCCTGAGTCAATGCTCGACCTGGCTGCCGCATCTGCAATTGTGTGTGTGCTACGACAGATTGGGAGACTATGAATCGGCGTACAAGCATAACGAAATCGCACTAGCGTTCTGTCCGACAGATGAGCGCATGCTTGCCAACAAACAATACCTTGCGGCGCGGCGGGTTGAGAAGTTTCAAGTCACGTAA
- a CDS encoding collagen-like protein has product MVDSNSVVSQLVVAQGLNAAIHNQGKIIDLNNHSSVIQLSGNGTIVNVIGSAGAVGLGGTAGSAGAGGFGGFGGAGGVAGNGGSGGAGGAAGTGGVGGTGGAAGPGGFGGAGGVAGNGGSGGATGTGGFGGAGGTAGTGGVGGAGGATGTGVVGGAGGAAGPGGFGGAGGATGTGVVGGAGGAAGPGGFGGAGGAAGTGGFGGAGGATGTGAVVGPTGPVGPRGPAGATGVTGPTGATGVTGPTGATGVTGPTGATGVTGPTGVTGVTGPTGATGVTGPTGATGVTGPTGATGVTGPTGATGVTGPTGATGVTGPTGATGVTGPTGATGATGVTGPTGATGATGVTGPTGPTGATGATGATGATGATGATGATGATGTISNYWSGQLSGAGTDGYGNITGFIQQASNGTNISYNGSSTLTLQPGVYQVSFGVVASGASTIGLVAPYIALIQEQGNIYYTTIQSLSVDGAGEVSGTAIVTVTAVGYNGIQVREYTGLGTLTIDSSPNAGYLTVEQIG; this is encoded by the coding sequence ATGGTTGACAGCAATTCTGTGGTCTCGCAACTCGTGGTCGCACAAGGGCTGAATGCCGCGATTCATAACCAGGGCAAAATCATTGACCTGAATAACCATTCATCGGTCATTCAACTGAGTGGCAACGGCACCATCGTGAATGTGATTGGGTCAGCAGGGGCTGTCGGGTTAGGTGGAACTGCGGGATCCGCGGGAGCCGGAGGATTTGGTGGATTTGGTGGAGCAGGAGGAGTTGCCGGCAATGGTGGATCCGGCGGGGCTGGAGGCGCTGCTGGAACTGGTGGAGTAGGTGGAACTGGAGGAGCTGCTGGACCTGGAGGCTTCGGTGGAGCCGGAGGAGTTGCTGGAAATGGTGGATCCGGAGGAGCTACTGGGACTGGCGGATTTGGCGGTGCCGGGGGAACTGCTGGAACTGGAGGAGTCGGTGGAGCAGGGGGAGCTACTGGGACTGGAGTAGTCGGTGGAGCCGGAGGAGCTGCTGGACCTGGAGGATTTGGTGGTGCCGGGGGAGCTACTGGGACTGGAGTAGTCGGTGGAGCCGGAGGAGCTGCTGGACCTGGAGGATTTGGTGGTGCCGGAGGAGCTGCTGGAACCGGAGGCTTCGGTGGAGCCGGGGGAGCTACAGGAACCGGAGCAGTCGTAGGACCCACTGGCCCCGTTGGGCCGCGCGGACCAGCAGGAGCGACTGGAGTAACAGGACCCACAGGAGCGACGGGAGTAACTGGCCCCACGGGAGCGACAGGAGTAACCGGCCCCACGGGAGCTACGGGAGTAACCGGACCTACGGGAGTCACAGGAGTAACAGGACCCACGGGAGCGACTGGAGTAACAGGACCCACAGGAGCGACTGGAGTAACTGGCCCCACGGGAGCCACAGGAGTAACTGGCCCCACGGGAGCGACGGGAGTAACCGGACCTACGGGAGCGACAGGAGTAACTGGCCCCACGGGAGCGACAGGAGTAACAGGACCCACAGGAGCCACGGGAGCGACGGGAGTAACTGGCCCCACGGGAGCCACGGGAGCCACGGGAGTAACCGGCCCTACCGGCCCTACCGGAGCGACAGGAGCCACAGGAGCCACAGGAGCCACAGGAGCCACAGGAGCCACAGGAGCCACAGGAGCCACAGGCACAATCAGCAACTATTGGTCGGGGCAGCTTAGCGGTGCTGGTACTGACGGCTATGGAAACATCACGGGATTCATCCAGCAGGCCAGTAACGGGACAAACATTTCTTATAACGGATCGTCAACGCTCACGCTGCAGCCTGGTGTATATCAGGTATCGTTTGGCGTTGTTGCTTCCGGTGCGTCAACAATAGGTCTCGTGGCACCGTATATTGCACTCATTCAAGAGCAGGGCAACATCTACTATACGACAATACAATCACTAAGCGTTGACGGAGCGGGCGAAGTCTCAGGTACCGCCATTGTGACGGTTACCGCAGTCGGGTACAACGGAATCCAAGTTCGGGAATATACAGGTCTTGGCACATTGACTATAGATTCGAGCCCTAACGCTGGCTACCTTACCGTCGAACAGATTGGATAA